Proteins found in one Myxococcota bacterium genomic segment:
- a CDS encoding OmpA family protein — protein MPKLALLGCLLLFWVGCASIPELPPLEVAPLEPGKRERVAPDQVWLIVDVSGSIDPQTQFPEEKAALRSFVAAMPEGDYAAGLVAFGGFRRQVLPLEPFDRPALRRAAAELPFLDEGTPLHTVLSEVGESLEGQRKRAALVIWSDGLPSGPAGRQVDPQLALDRARALSEAYDGRVCIHTVQVGNDPPGGDFLRELSETSKCGSHRGLSSLDTAEALLDFERKVFLRKVRKPKPKPKPAKPAPKTSGAPNDRDGDGVSDGSDQCPETPSGAKVDRRGCWSIPWLLFETDRAELTATSEQKLRDEVLPVIQNDPELRLRIDGHTDNRGSAEHNRDLSQRRAEAVRRFLVRQGVTADRIEARGFGESKPLVPNDSPEDMARNRRTELTVLSR, from the coding sequence ATGCCGAAGCTTGCTCTGCTCGGGTGTCTGCTGCTCTTCTGGGTCGGCTGCGCCTCGATCCCCGAACTCCCTCCGCTCGAGGTGGCCCCCCTCGAGCCGGGGAAGCGCGAGCGCGTCGCGCCGGACCAGGTGTGGTTGATCGTCGACGTCTCGGGGTCGATCGATCCACAGACCCAGTTCCCCGAGGAGAAGGCGGCGCTCCGCTCCTTCGTGGCCGCGATGCCCGAAGGCGACTACGCCGCGGGGCTCGTGGCATTCGGCGGCTTTCGTCGGCAGGTCCTGCCCCTCGAACCCTTCGATCGCCCCGCGTTGAGGCGCGCTGCCGCAGAATTGCCTTTCCTCGACGAGGGCACGCCGCTCCACACCGTCCTGTCCGAGGTCGGCGAGTCTCTCGAAGGTCAGCGCAAACGTGCGGCGCTCGTCATCTGGAGCGACGGCCTGCCGAGTGGCCCTGCCGGCCGCCAGGTCGACCCGCAGCTCGCGCTCGATCGGGCGCGCGCGCTGTCCGAGGCCTACGACGGCCGCGTCTGCATCCACACCGTCCAGGTCGGGAACGATCCGCCCGGAGGCGACTTCCTCCGCGAACTGTCGGAGACGTCGAAGTGCGGCTCTCACCGCGGGCTTTCGTCGTTGGACACGGCCGAGGCCCTGCTCGACTTCGAGCGCAAGGTGTTCCTGCGCAAGGTCCGCAAGCCGAAACCAAAGCCCAAGCCCGCGAAGCCCGCACCGAAGACGAGCGGTGCGCCCAACGACCGAGACGGGGACGGCGTCTCCGACGGCAGCGACCAGTGCCCGGAAACCCCGTCCGGCGCGAAGGTCGACCGGCGCGGCTGCTGGTCGATCCCGTGGCTGCTCTTCGAGACCGACCGCGCCGAGCTCACGGCCACGTCCGAGCAGAAGCTGCGCGACGAAGTGCTCCCCGTGATCCAGAACGATCCCGAGCTTCGGCTACGGATCGACGGGCACACGGACAACCGCGGCAGTGCTGAGCACAACCGCGACCTGTCCCAGCGACGCGCCGAAGCGGTACGCCGCTTCCTGGTGCGACAGGGCGTCACCGCCGACCGCATCGAGGCGCGCGGCTTCGGCGAGAGCAAGCCGCTGGTCCCGAACGATTCGCCGGAGGACATGGCGAGGAACCGGCGCACCGAGCTCACCGTGCTCTCGCGCTAG
- a CDS encoding protein phosphatase 2C domain-containing protein: MSDACPLYRVEDGEMDEVRVHPLGAGEVAFFSCRSPGRAGPNEDGLAVFGFEDAFVLAVADGMGGERAGAEAAHRAIEALGLALQEGEAEGGMLRTAILNGFERANQAVLEIGVGAGTTLAVVEVDGDRLRPYHVGDSMILQFGQRGRLKLQSVAHSPVGFALEAGVIDEGEAMHHEERHIVSNVLGADDMRIEMGSTRKLAARDTLLIASDGLADNLHTEEIVSLVCAGDLEGSAARLAELARTRMQVPADQDPSKPDDLSFIAFRPRRRRG, encoded by the coding sequence ATGTCGGACGCGTGCCCGCTCTACCGCGTCGAAGACGGCGAGATGGACGAAGTCCGGGTGCATCCGCTGGGCGCGGGCGAGGTCGCGTTCTTCAGCTGTCGCAGCCCCGGCCGCGCCGGACCGAACGAGGATGGACTGGCGGTCTTCGGTTTCGAGGACGCCTTCGTCCTCGCCGTGGCGGATGGGATGGGCGGCGAGCGCGCGGGCGCCGAAGCGGCTCATCGCGCCATCGAGGCGCTCGGGCTGGCCCTGCAGGAAGGGGAGGCCGAGGGCGGGATGCTCCGCACGGCGATCCTGAACGGATTCGAGCGGGCGAACCAGGCCGTGCTCGAGATCGGCGTCGGCGCGGGGACCACGTTGGCCGTCGTCGAAGTGGATGGCGACCGACTCCGGCCCTATCACGTCGGCGATTCGATGATCCTGCAGTTCGGTCAGCGCGGCCGGCTGAAGTTGCAGAGCGTCGCGCATTCTCCCGTGGGCTTCGCGCTCGAGGCCGGTGTGATCGACGAGGGGGAGGCGATGCATCACGAAGAGCGCCACATCGTGTCGAACGTCCTGGGCGCCGATGACATGCGGATCGAGATGGGGTCCACCCGCAAGCTGGCGGCGCGCGACACGCTGCTCATCGCGAGCGATGGTCTCGCCGACAACCTGCATACCGAAGAGATCGTCTCGCTGGTGTGCGCGGGCGACCTCGAGGGGTCGGCAGCTCGCCTCGCCGAACTCGCCCGCACGCGCATGCAGGTACCCGCCGACCAGGATCCGAGCAAGCCCGACGACTTGAGCTTCATCGCATTCCGGCCCCGCCGGCGCAGGGGCTGA
- a CDS encoding nitronate monooxygenase — protein sequence MSLHTPLCDLVGVDVPIFLAGMGGVAYADVCAAVSEAGGFGTLGMAGASPEEIRAEMALVREKTDKPFGVDLLAALPEAMMASIDVIIEGGAKAFIAGLGVPGPVIQRCHDAGLLVMSMCGKVEHARAAEDAGCDVVVAQGTEAGGHTGQVAGMALIPQVVDAVDIPVLAAGGIVDGRGLAASLAFGAQGVWMGTRFIASQEARANEGYKKRLTEVGSADTAITRSYSGKPMRVVRNAWVDDWERRPEDILRFPEQMTHSANEGVLLFMTVDADDFDQSRACMPCGQGAGAIQDIPTCQEIIDRVMRDASDTIERVHGLR from the coding sequence ATGTCACTCCACACCCCTCTCTGTGATCTCGTCGGTGTCGACGTCCCGATCTTCCTCGCCGGCATGGGCGGCGTCGCCTACGCCGACGTCTGCGCCGCGGTTTCCGAAGCCGGCGGCTTCGGCACCCTCGGCATGGCCGGCGCTAGCCCCGAGGAGATCCGCGCCGAAATGGCGCTCGTCCGCGAGAAGACCGACAAGCCCTTCGGCGTCGACCTCCTCGCCGCGCTCCCCGAAGCGATGATGGCGTCGATCGATGTGATCATCGAAGGCGGCGCCAAGGCGTTCATCGCCGGTCTTGGTGTACCCGGTCCGGTGATCCAACGCTGCCACGACGCCGGCCTGCTCGTGATGAGCATGTGCGGCAAGGTCGAACACGCCCGCGCCGCCGAGGACGCCGGTTGCGACGTGGTGGTGGCCCAGGGCACCGAAGCCGGGGGGCACACGGGCCAGGTCGCCGGCATGGCGCTGATTCCGCAGGTCGTCGACGCCGTCGACATTCCGGTGCTCGCCGCCGGCGGGATCGTCGACGGCCGAGGGCTGGCCGCGAGCCTTGCCTTCGGCGCCCAGGGCGTCTGGATGGGAACCCGCTTCATCGCCTCGCAAGAAGCGCGCGCGAACGAGGGCTACAAGAAGCGACTCACCGAAGTGGGCTCGGCCGACACGGCGATCACGCGTTCCTACTCGGGAAAACCGATGCGGGTCGTGCGCAATGCGTGGGTCGACGACTGGGAGCGTCGCCCCGAAGACATCCTGCGCTTCCCGGAGCAGATGACCCACTCGGCGAACGAGGGCGTCCTCCTGTTCATGACCGTCGACGCCGACGATTTCGATCAGAGCCGCGCGTGCATGCCGTGCGGTCAAGGCGCGGGCGCCATCCAGGACATTCCCACCTGTCAGGAGATCATCGACCGCGTGATGCGCGACGCGTCGGACACCATCGAGCGCGTCCACGGCCTGCGCTAG
- a CDS encoding homoserine dehydrogenase — protein MSKQEVGVGLIGLGTIGTGVAKVLAQNAAVIQERLGFPLRLVRVADLDTETDRGVDLSGIRFDSDAEGLIDDPAVDIVIELIGGYDIARRFTLRAIEAGKHVATANKALLAEHGSEIFGAATRKGVDVGFEASVAGGIPILRSIREGLAANRIESLYGIMNGTTNYVLTEMEKGGEAQEVVVKRAQELGYAEADPTFDLEGIDAAHKLTLLAAMAFGAEMTCKEIPTEGIRGLEPVDFEAADEFGYRIKLLGIAKGAEDASGNTRIEARVHPTLIPKTSLLASVDGAMNAVAVTGDAVGPTLFYGAGAGELPTASAVVADLIEIAREIRRGGAGRVAPLSYLPEALRPVPLVPLGELSGRAYLRFTVRDRPGVLAHIAGALGEHGIGIESVIQKGRDTDSAVPVLVLTHPAQEGAIRGALERVDALPDTTAPTRVIRIEEDL, from the coding sequence GTGTCGAAGCAGGAAGTGGGTGTCGGGCTGATCGGTCTCGGGACGATCGGGACCGGAGTCGCCAAGGTGCTGGCCCAGAACGCGGCCGTGATCCAGGAGCGGCTCGGCTTTCCGCTGCGCCTGGTCCGCGTCGCCGACCTGGATACCGAGACCGATCGCGGGGTGGACCTCTCCGGGATCCGCTTCGACAGCGACGCCGAGGGGCTGATCGACGATCCGGCGGTCGACATCGTGATCGAGCTGATCGGCGGCTACGACATCGCGCGCCGCTTCACCCTCCGCGCGATCGAGGCGGGGAAGCACGTCGCCACCGCCAACAAGGCTCTGCTCGCCGAGCACGGCAGCGAGATCTTCGGCGCGGCCACGCGCAAGGGCGTCGACGTCGGCTTCGAGGCCAGCGTGGCGGGCGGCATCCCGATCCTGCGCTCGATTCGGGAGGGGCTGGCTGCCAACCGCATCGAGAGCCTCTACGGCATCATGAACGGGACCACCAACTACGTCCTCACCGAGATGGAGAAGGGCGGCGAGGCCCAGGAGGTGGTGGTGAAGCGGGCGCAGGAGCTCGGCTACGCCGAGGCCGACCCCACCTTCGACCTCGAGGGCATCGACGCGGCCCACAAGCTGACCCTCCTGGCCGCGATGGCCTTCGGCGCCGAGATGACCTGCAAGGAGATCCCGACCGAGGGGATCCGCGGCCTCGAGCCCGTCGACTTCGAGGCGGCCGACGAGTTCGGCTACCGGATCAAGCTGCTCGGCATCGCCAAGGGCGCGGAGGATGCGTCCGGGAATACGCGGATCGAAGCGCGCGTGCATCCGACCCTGATTCCGAAGACGAGCCTGCTCGCGAGCGTCGACGGCGCCATGAACGCGGTGGCCGTGACGGGCGACGCGGTCGGTCCGACGCTCTTCTACGGCGCGGGCGCCGGTGAACTCCCCACCGCCAGCGCGGTCGTTGCCGATCTGATCGAGATCGCGCGCGAGATCCGGCGGGGCGGAGCAGGGCGGGTCGCGCCGTTGTCCTACCTGCCCGAAGCGTTGCGGCCGGTCCCGCTCGTGCCTCTCGGCGAGTTGTCGGGGCGCGCCTACTTGCGCTTCACCGTGCGCGATCGCCCGGGCGTCCTCGCGCACATCGCCGGCGCGCTCGGCGAGCACGGCATCGGGATCGAGTCGGTGATCCAGAAGGGCCGGGACACGGACAGCGCCGTTCCGGTGCTCGTCCTGACGCATCCGGCCCAGGAAGGCGCCATTCGCGGCGCACTCGAGCGGGTCGATGCGTTGCCCGACACGACGGCCCCGACCCGGGTGATCCGCATCGAGGAAGACCTCTGA
- a CDS encoding patatin-like phospholipase family protein: MAPASSDHQAATPDVAPRPRRALVLSGGGARGAYEAGVLAHVFEHVLPELGPQAAFDVVSGTSVGAIHAAFAAATADLPPAERARRLIDTWHSMRIDEVIQLDAADLLKIPLRALGFAKRKPRGKGLVGGLVDFSPLESLVGRAVPWESLHANLHERRPAVLCISCTEVRSGRVTIFMDGALADASPWQHDPNAQAISGPIGARHVRASAAIPFLFPSVRIGERFYVDGGLRMNTPLSPAVRLRSERILVIALKPKPVIDAEAPPYPEEVITQPAFLLGKVLDALTLDQIEYELQRIELINAMLAQGEEVYGPEFRERINPAVRRRRGVGFRPVETVTIRPSEDIGRIAARCYHASGGTRSLGVLPELLARAASSGVPADEADLLSYLYFDGRFTRELIEMGIADAREQENELAALLAV, encoded by the coding sequence ATGGCGCCCGCGTCCTCGGATCATCAAGCCGCGACCCCCGATGTCGCCCCCCGGCCGCGCCGCGCGCTCGTGCTCTCGGGCGGCGGCGCGCGCGGTGCCTACGAGGCGGGCGTCCTCGCCCACGTCTTCGAGCACGTGCTTCCCGAGCTGGGCCCCCAGGCCGCCTTCGACGTGGTCTCGGGCACCTCGGTCGGAGCCATCCACGCCGCCTTCGCGGCGGCCACGGCCGACCTGCCCCCGGCCGAGCGGGCCCGCCGCCTCATCGACACCTGGCATTCGATGCGCATCGACGAGGTCATCCAACTCGACGCAGCCGACCTGTTGAAGATTCCGCTGCGCGCGCTCGGCTTCGCAAAACGCAAGCCGCGCGGGAAGGGGCTGGTGGGGGGCCTCGTCGACTTCTCCCCTCTCGAGTCGCTGGTCGGGCGCGCGGTCCCCTGGGAATCGCTTCACGCCAACCTGCACGAACGACGCCCGGCCGTCCTGTGCATCTCCTGCACCGAGGTGCGCAGCGGACGCGTGACCATCTTCATGGACGGCGCACTCGCCGACGCGTCGCCCTGGCAACACGACCCGAACGCGCAAGCGATCTCGGGGCCGATCGGTGCACGCCACGTGCGGGCCTCGGCCGCGATCCCTTTCTTGTTCCCCTCGGTGCGGATCGGCGAGCGTTTCTACGTCGATGGCGGCCTGCGCATGAACACGCCGCTCTCACCGGCGGTGCGCCTGCGTTCCGAACGGATCCTGGTCATCGCGCTCAAACCGAAGCCGGTCATCGATGCCGAGGCGCCGCCCTATCCCGAAGAGGTCATCACCCAGCCTGCGTTCCTGCTCGGCAAGGTCCTGGACGCCCTCACCCTCGATCAGATCGAGTACGAACTGCAGCGCATCGAACTCATCAACGCGATGCTCGCCCAGGGCGAAGAGGTCTACGGGCCCGAGTTTCGCGAGCGCATCAACCCGGCGGTGCGCCGACGCCGCGGGGTCGGCTTTCGTCCCGTCGAAACGGTGACGATTCGGCCGAGCGAGGACATCGGCCGCATCGCGGCGCGCTGCTATCACGCGTCGGGAGGCACCCGCTCCCTGGGCGTGCTCCCCGAGCTGCTCGCGCGTGCCGCTTCGAGCGGCGTTCCCGCCGACGAAGCCGACCTGCTCTCGTATCTCTATTTCGACGGGCGCTTCACCCGCGAGCTGATCGAAATGGGCATCGCCGACGCACGCGAGCAGGAGAACGAGCTCGCCGCGCTGCTCGCGGTCTAG
- the thrC gene encoding threonine synthase produces MAAKPAHRAWFRSIRDHAETYALDEVVYTAQDGTLLEVTHDMDELKKTPAEEWKRLFRERAHSSEWPYGSGVWGKKEWVLPNIDNEHVVSMYEGNTNLFWAERYGRQLGLEDLWIKQCGNTHTGSFKDLGMTVLVSMVNDMVQQGKAIPAVACASTGDTSAALAAYAAAAEIPAIVFLPRGKVSVAQLIQPVANGAIVFALDTDFDGCMEIVKEVADREGIYLANSMNSLRIEGQKTVGIEIIEQFDWEVPDWMVIPGGNLGNVSALAKGLDMLRELGLIERVPRIVCAQAEAANPLYLSYQRDFEVFEPIAARPTLANAIQIGNPVSAEKAIDALKRYDGIVEQATEAEIAESCARADRTGLFNCPHTGVALAAVEKLVDRGIIHKNDRVVAISTAHGLKFVDFKVKYHEMQLEGIEASVPNPPIELPASYDAVRDRMLSEIDRRFRS; encoded by the coding sequence ATGGCCGCCAAACCCGCGCACCGCGCCTGGTTCCGCTCGATCCGAGACCATGCCGAGACCTATGCGCTCGACGAGGTCGTGTACACCGCGCAGGACGGGACCCTGCTCGAAGTCACCCACGATATGGACGAGCTCAAGAAGACGCCGGCCGAGGAGTGGAAGCGGCTCTTCCGCGAGCGTGCCCACTCGAGCGAGTGGCCCTACGGCTCGGGCGTCTGGGGCAAGAAGGAGTGGGTGCTGCCCAACATCGACAACGAGCACGTCGTCTCGATGTACGAGGGCAACACGAACCTCTTCTGGGCCGAGCGCTATGGGCGCCAGCTCGGGCTCGAGGACCTCTGGATCAAACAGTGCGGCAACACCCATACCGGGTCCTTCAAGGATCTCGGCATGACCGTGCTGGTCTCGATGGTCAACGACATGGTGCAGCAGGGAAAGGCGATCCCGGCGGTGGCCTGCGCATCGACGGGTGATACCTCGGCCGCGCTCGCCGCCTACGCGGCGGCGGCGGAGATTCCCGCGATCGTGTTCCTGCCGCGCGGGAAGGTGTCGGTGGCCCAGCTGATCCAGCCGGTGGCCAACGGCGCCATCGTCTTCGCCCTCGACACGGATTTCGATGGTTGCATGGAGATCGTGAAAGAGGTGGCCGATCGCGAGGGCATCTATCTCGCGAACTCGATGAACAGTCTGCGCATCGAAGGGCAGAAGACCGTCGGGATCGAGATCATCGAGCAGTTCGACTGGGAAGTGCCGGACTGGATGGTGATTCCGGGTGGCAACCTCGGGAACGTCTCGGCGCTCGCGAAGGGGCTCGACATGCTCCGCGAGCTCGGACTGATCGAGCGCGTACCGCGTATCGTGTGCGCCCAGGCGGAAGCCGCGAATCCGCTCTACCTGTCCTACCAGCGCGACTTCGAGGTGTTCGAACCGATCGCGGCGCGTCCCACGCTCGCGAACGCGATCCAGATCGGAAACCCCGTGTCGGCCGAGAAGGCCATCGATGCCCTGAAGCGCTATGACGGCATCGTCGAGCAGGCGACCGAGGCCGAGATCGCCGAGTCGTGCGCGCGCGCCGACCGGACCGGCCTGTTCAACTGTCCGCATACCGGCGTCGCGCTGGCGGCCGTCGAGAAGCTCGTGGATCGGGGCATCATCCACAAGAACGATCGCGTCGTGGCGATCTCGACGGCCCACGGCCTGAAGTTCGTCGACTTCAAGGTGAAGTACCACGAGATGCAGCTCGAAGGGATCGAGGCCTCGGTGCCCAACCCGCCGATCGAGCTGCCGGCTTCCTACGACGCCGTGCGCGATCGCATGCTCTCCGAGATCGATCGCCGCTTCCGGAGCTAG
- a CDS encoding aminotransferase class I/II-fold pyridoxal phosphate-dependent enzyme, whose product MSDPIHHHFDKLNRLPPYILAEVIDLMKSARRAGEDIIDLGMGNPDLATPSHVVEKIVEAARNPRNHRYSASKGIPNLRAACSEWYQRNHGVEIDPDSEAIAVIGAKEGLSHFVLMTIGPGDVVLCGDPAYPIHQYSVIIAGGDLRHVPLSPDTDFIANLEQAISRTWPKPKMLILSFPHNPTTCVVDRAFFERIVAFAKEHDLMVLHDFAYAEVCFDGYKPPSILEVPGARDVAIEFLSLSKSHSMAGWRVGFAAGNREMIHALGRIKSYLDYGMPQAIQIGAIVALRGPQDIVAENQEIYRERRDVLVEGLSAPGEGCWKIEKPLGTMFVWAQIPEAFRSLGSMEFSKRLIREAKVAVSPGLGFGQHGEGFVRFALVENKHRIRQAVRGIRRFLREATV is encoded by the coding sequence ATGAGCGATCCGATCCATCACCACTTCGACAAGCTGAATCGCCTTCCGCCGTACATCCTGGCCGAGGTGATCGATTTGATGAAGTCCGCGCGGCGCGCCGGCGAGGACATCATCGACCTCGGGATGGGGAATCCCGATCTGGCGACGCCCTCCCACGTGGTCGAGAAGATCGTCGAGGCGGCGCGCAATCCGCGCAATCACCGCTACTCCGCCTCGAAGGGGATCCCGAACCTGCGCGCGGCGTGCAGCGAGTGGTACCAGCGCAACCACGGCGTCGAGATCGATCCCGACAGCGAAGCGATCGCCGTGATCGGCGCGAAGGAGGGGCTCTCCCACTTCGTGCTCATGACGATCGGCCCTGGAGACGTCGTGCTCTGTGGGGACCCCGCGTATCCGATCCACCAGTACTCGGTGATCATCGCCGGGGGCGACCTGCGCCACGTGCCCCTGTCGCCGGACACGGACTTCATCGCGAATCTCGAGCAGGCCATCTCCCGCACCTGGCCGAAGCCGAAGATGCTGATCCTGTCGTTCCCGCACAATCCGACGACGTGCGTGGTGGATCGCGCATTCTTCGAGCGGATCGTGGCCTTCGCGAAGGAGCACGATCTGATGGTGCTCCACGACTTCGCTTACGCCGAGGTGTGTTTCGACGGCTACAAGCCGCCCAGCATCCTCGAGGTGCCGGGCGCGCGCGACGTCGCGATCGAGTTCCTGTCGCTCTCGAAGAGCCACTCGATGGCCGGCTGGCGCGTGGGTTTCGCTGCCGGCAACCGCGAGATGATCCACGCCCTGGGCCGCATCAAGAGCTACCTCGACTACGGCATGCCTCAGGCGATCCAGATCGGCGCGATCGTCGCGTTGCGTGGACCCCAGGACATCGTTGCCGAGAACCAGGAGATCTACCGCGAGCGCCGCGACGTGCTGGTGGAAGGTCTGAGCGCGCCGGGCGAGGGCTGCTGGAAGATCGAGAAGCCGCTCGGAACCATGTTCGTCTGGGCCCAGATCCCGGAAGCGTTCCGTAGCCTGGGCTCGATGGAGTTCTCGAAGCGGTTGATTCGCGAGGCGAAGGTCGCGGTGTCTCCCGGGCTCGGCTTCGGTCAGCACGGCGAGGGTTTCGTGCGGTTCGCCCTGGTCGAGAACAAGCATCGCATTCGCCAGGCGGTTCGCGGCATCCGCCGCTTCCTGCGCGAAGCAACCGTCTAA
- a CDS encoding glutathione S-transferase N-terminal domain-containing protein — MLSRFAHAASATSSVLRGGAGSRVLARGARPERLLELYEFEACPFCRKVREALSMLDLEAMVHPCPKGGTRFRPGVVERGGRSSFPYLVDPNGDLALYESDDIVAYLFERYGDGVVPRALRPGWPMRVTTVLAGLPRLGAGGFARPGRVPEAPLQLFSYESSPGARRVRESLSSLELRYRLTNVAAGSAHQDALRDRSGADTVPWLDDPNTGTGIAGAEPIRDYLTRTYATGGS; from the coding sequence GTGCTGTCACGCTTCGCCCACGCAGCCTCGGCCACCAGTTCTGTCCTGCGCGGTGGTGCGGGGAGTCGGGTGCTCGCCCGGGGCGCGCGTCCGGAGCGCCTCCTCGAACTCTATGAGTTCGAGGCGTGCCCTTTCTGTAGAAAGGTGCGCGAGGCCCTCTCGATGCTGGATCTCGAGGCGATGGTCCACCCGTGCCCGAAGGGAGGCACCCGTTTTCGACCGGGAGTCGTCGAGCGGGGCGGACGCAGCTCGTTCCCCTACCTCGTGGACCCGAACGGCGACCTCGCCCTGTACGAGTCCGACGACATCGTCGCCTATCTCTTCGAGCGCTACGGGGATGGGGTTGTTCCGCGGGCCCTCCGACCGGGCTGGCCGATGCGCGTCACGACGGTGCTCGCCGGTTTGCCGCGGCTGGGAGCCGGCGGTTTCGCCCGGCCGGGCCGTGTGCCGGAAGCGCCCCTGCAGCTCTTCTCGTACGAATCGTCTCCCGGGGCGCGGCGCGTGCGGGAGTCCCTGTCGAGCCTCGAGCTGCGCTACCGCCTGACGAATGTCGCTGCGGGAAGCGCGCACCAGGACGCGCTCCGCGATCGCAGCGGCGCCGACACGGTTCCCTGGCTCGACGATCCCAACACCGGCACCGGAATCGCGGGCGCCGAGCCGATCCGCGACTACCTCACGCGCACCTACGCAACAGGCGGGTCCTAG
- a CDS encoding SDR family NAD(P)-dependent oxidoreductase, producing MTTSALDRFRLDGKCIAITGASSGFGHHFAGVLAAAGAHVVLGARRVDRIEARVRELEASGVQALGVPLDVRDAMSLGAFLDAAWDAHGRLDVLINNAGIEAGAKTYTMIDEDDWDSVLDTNLKSAWLASKLYTERVIAQGQGGGNIINIASITAYRTIKGQFPYAVSKAGMVKATEVMALEGAKFGIRANALAPGYILTDVSRVLLEGPQSEGFQKRIPQRRYGRFEDLDGPLLLLASDASSYMTGSTLVVDGGHICAEL from the coding sequence GTGACGACATCTGCTCTCGATCGGTTCCGGCTGGACGGAAAGTGCATCGCCATCACGGGGGCCTCCTCCGGCTTCGGCCACCACTTCGCGGGCGTGCTCGCGGCGGCCGGCGCCCACGTGGTGCTGGGCGCACGACGCGTCGACCGGATCGAGGCGCGGGTGCGTGAACTGGAGGCCAGTGGCGTGCAGGCCCTGGGCGTACCGCTCGATGTCCGCGATGCGATGAGTCTGGGCGCATTCCTCGACGCCGCCTGGGACGCCCACGGGCGACTCGACGTGCTCATCAACAACGCGGGCATCGAAGCGGGCGCGAAGACCTACACGATGATCGACGAGGACGACTGGGACTCGGTGCTGGACACCAATCTGAAGAGCGCCTGGCTCGCCTCGAAGCTCTACACCGAACGCGTCATCGCCCAGGGCCAGGGCGGTGGCAACATCATCAACATCGCTTCGATTACCGCCTACCGCACCATCAAGGGCCAGTTCCCCTACGCCGTGTCGAAGGCGGGGATGGTGAAGGCGACCGAGGTGATGGCGCTCGAGGGCGCCAAGTTCGGCATTCGCGCGAACGCCCTCGCGCCGGGGTACATCCTCACCGACGTGAGTCGCGTGCTGCTCGAGGGGCCCCAGTCCGAGGGCTTTCAGAAGCGAATTCCCCAGCGTCGCTACGGCCGGTTCGAGGACCTGGACGGACCCCTCCTGCTCCTGGCGTCGGACGCCTCGAGCTACATGACCGGCTCCACCCTCGTGGTGGACGGCGGTCACATCTGCGCGGAGCTATGA
- the mscL gene encoding large-conductance mechanosensitive channel protein MscL, with product MGMLSEFKDFAMRGNVVDMAVGVVIGGAFGKIVTSFTNDILLPPIGLATGGVDFSNLSLTLKEAAGEAAAVTVNYGVFINTVIDFLIIAFAIFLVVKAMNAATKEEEEAPAAPPEPSKEEVLLTEIRDALRR from the coding sequence ATGGGAATGCTCTCTGAGTTCAAAGACTTCGCGATGCGCGGCAACGTGGTCGACATGGCCGTGGGTGTCGTGATCGGCGGAGCGTTCGGGAAGATCGTCACGTCGTTCACGAACGACATCCTGCTACCCCCGATTGGCCTCGCCACGGGCGGTGTCGACTTCTCGAATCTGTCACTGACGCTCAAGGAAGCCGCCGGCGAAGCGGCCGCGGTGACGGTGAACTACGGCGTCTTCATCAACACCGTGATCGACTTCCTGATCATCGCGTTCGCGATCTTCCTGGTCGTGAAGGCCATGAACGCCGCGACGAAGGAAGAGGAAGAAGCCCCGGCGGCGCCGCCCGAGCCGTCGAAGGAAGAAGTGCTGCTGACCGAGATCCGCGACGCCCTGCGCCGCTGA
- a CDS encoding riboflavin synthase, with protein sequence MFTGIIESVGVVRELSRKGEITEVVIEAPAIEEGVGLGDSVAVNGCCLTVTRLERGHFWFEAVQETLDCTSLGDRAVGDRVNLERAMRAGGRLDGHIVQGHVDGTGRVRALKRVGDDVRFAVDCDDEVRRVLVDKGSVAIDGVSLTVVSVDDTGFDVALIPTTLAETTLGEREPGDRVNLEADILGKYVLRYLERLGPMAASTS encoded by the coding sequence GTGTTCACCGGCATCATCGAGAGCGTCGGCGTGGTGCGTGAGCTCTCCCGGAAAGGGGAGATCACCGAGGTGGTCATCGAAGCCCCGGCGATCGAAGAGGGGGTCGGGCTCGGCGACAGCGTCGCCGTGAACGGCTGCTGTCTGACGGTCACGCGGCTCGAGCGGGGCCACTTCTGGTTCGAAGCCGTTCAGGAGACCCTGGACTGCACCTCCCTCGGAGATCGCGCGGTCGGCGATCGCGTGAACCTCGAGCGCGCGATGCGCGCCGGCGGGCGGCTCGATGGGCATATCGTCCAGGGCCATGTCGACGGCACGGGGCGCGTCCGTGCGCTGAAGCGCGTGGGCGACGATGTGCGCTTCGCCGTCGACTGCGACGACGAGGTGCGGCGCGTCCTGGTGGACAAGGGGAGCGTCGCGATCGACGGGGTCTCCCTCACGGTCGTTTCCGTCGACGACACCGGCTTCGACGTCGCACTCATCCCGACCACACTGGCAGAGACGACCCTCGGCGAGCGGGAGCCGGGGGATCGCGTGAATCTCGAGGCCGACATCCTCGGGAAGTACGTCCTGCGCTACCTCGAGCGCCTGGGGCCGATGGCGGCTTCCACCTCATAG